A genome region from Streptomyces sp. NBC_01296 includes the following:
- a CDS encoding alpha-1,4-glucan--maltose-1-phosphate maltosyltransferase: MIGRIPVLDVRPAVDCGARPAKAVVEEVFEISATVFREGHDAVAAHVVLRDPSGRLRPPVPMRELAPGTDRWGARVSAEVEGRWTYTVEAWSDPVGTWQAHAAIKIPAGIDPGLTLLEGAELYERAGSRIPKKDGREHVLAAATAMRDEDRPVPLRYSAALAAPVQVALARRPYRELVTASKALPLVVERKRALFGSWYEMFPRSEGAVLEPGEQPVSGTFRTAADRLPAIAAMGFDVVYLPPIHPIGSTYRKGPNNTLSAGSWDPGVPWAIGSTEGGHDAVHPELGTIEDFDAFVARARELRMEIALDFALQCSPDHPWVEKHPEWFRHRADGTIAYAENPPKKYQDIYPIHFDTDMAGLVEETVRILRYWMDHGVRIFRVDNPHTKPVVFWQKVIADINKSDPDVIFLAEAFTRPAMMRALAAVGFQQSYTYFTWRNTKAELTEYLTELADTRSAAVMRPNFFVNTPDILHEYLQRGGRPAFEVRAVLAATLSPTWGVYAGYELCENAPVREGSEEYLNSEKYEFRPRDWAAADREGRTIAPLITALNRMRRRNPALQQLRDIHFHPTDNDQVIAYSKHAGANSVLVVVNLDPHHTQEATVSLDMPVLGLDWHGSLAVRDELTGETYHWGRANYVRLEPGRTPAHVLAALRPSPPTGGSPTT, from the coding sequence ATGATCGGTCGCATTCCCGTGCTGGACGTCCGCCCCGCCGTCGACTGCGGAGCCAGACCCGCCAAGGCGGTCGTGGAAGAGGTCTTCGAGATCTCCGCCACCGTGTTCCGCGAGGGCCACGACGCCGTCGCCGCCCATGTCGTACTCCGCGATCCCAGCGGGCGGCTGCGGCCCCCCGTGCCGATGCGCGAGCTGGCGCCCGGCACCGACCGGTGGGGCGCCCGGGTCTCCGCCGAGGTCGAGGGGAGGTGGACGTACACCGTCGAGGCGTGGAGCGACCCGGTCGGCACCTGGCAGGCCCACGCCGCCATCAAGATCCCCGCGGGCATCGATCCCGGGCTCACCCTGCTCGAGGGCGCCGAGCTCTACGAGCGGGCGGGCTCCAGGATCCCCAAGAAGGACGGGCGCGAGCACGTACTGGCCGCCGCCACCGCGATGCGCGACGAGGACCGCCCGGTGCCGCTGCGGTACTCCGCCGCCCTCGCAGCCCCGGTGCAGGTCGCGCTCGCCCGGCGGCCGTACCGGGAGCTGGTCACCGCGTCCAAGGCCCTGCCACTGGTCGTGGAGCGCAAGCGGGCCCTCTTCGGCTCCTGGTACGAGATGTTCCCGCGCTCCGAGGGAGCCGTCCTCGAGCCGGGCGAGCAGCCCGTGAGCGGCACGTTCCGCACCGCCGCCGACCGGCTGCCGGCCATCGCCGCGATGGGCTTCGACGTGGTGTACCTGCCACCGATCCACCCCATTGGGAGTACGTACCGCAAGGGCCCGAACAACACCCTTTCGGCTGGAAGTTGGGACCCCGGGGTGCCGTGGGCCATCGGCTCCACCGAGGGCGGCCACGACGCGGTCCACCCCGAACTCGGCACGATCGAGGACTTCGACGCCTTCGTCGCCCGCGCCCGCGAGCTGCGCATGGAGATCGCGCTCGACTTCGCACTCCAGTGCTCCCCGGACCACCCCTGGGTGGAGAAGCACCCCGAGTGGTTCCGCCACCGGGCCGACGGGACGATCGCGTACGCGGAGAACCCGCCGAAGAAGTACCAGGACATCTACCCGATCCACTTCGACACCGACATGGCCGGCCTCGTCGAGGAGACGGTCCGGATCCTGCGGTACTGGATGGACCACGGCGTCCGCATCTTCCGGGTGGACAATCCGCACACGAAGCCGGTCGTCTTCTGGCAGAAGGTGATCGCGGACATCAACAAGTCCGACCCCGACGTGATCTTCCTGGCGGAGGCCTTCACCCGGCCCGCCATGATGCGCGCGCTCGCCGCGGTCGGCTTCCAGCAGTCGTACACGTACTTCACCTGGCGCAACACCAAGGCCGAGCTGACCGAGTACCTGACGGAGCTCGCGGACACCCGTTCCGCCGCCGTCATGCGGCCGAATTTCTTCGTCAACACGCCCGACATCCTCCACGAGTACCTCCAGCGGGGCGGCCGTCCGGCCTTCGAGGTGCGCGCCGTCCTGGCCGCCACCCTCTCCCCCACCTGGGGCGTCTACGCCGGCTACGAGCTGTGCGAGAACGCCCCGGTCCGGGAGGGCAGCGAGGAGTACCTGAACTCCGAGAAGTACGAGTTCCGGCCGCGGGACTGGGCGGCCGCGGACCGCGAGGGCCGCACCATCGCCCCGCTGATCACCGCCCTGAACCGGATGCGCCGCCGCAACCCGGCGCTGCAGCAGCTGCGCGACATCCATTTCCACCCGACCGACAACGACCAGGTGATCGCCTATTCGAAGCATGCCGGCGCCAATTCCGTACTGGTGGTCGTCAACCTCGATCCGCACCACACCCAGGAGGCGACGGTCTCGTTGGACATGCCGGTACTCGGCCTCGACTGGCACGGGTCCCTCGCGGTGCGCGACGAGCTCACCGGCGAGACCTACCACTGGGGCAGGGCCAACTACGTGCGCCTGGAACCGGGCCGCACGCCCGCGCACGTACTGGCGGCTCTGCGACCGTCCCCGCCCACCGGAGGGTCACCCACCACATGA
- the treS gene encoding maltose alpha-D-glucosyltransferase: MMINDPVHDTFEDTPAKDRDPDWFKRAVFYEVLVRSFHDSNGDGVGDLKGLTAKLDYLQWLGVDCLWLPPFFASPLRDGGYDVADYTSVLPEFGDLADFVEFVDAAHQRGMRVIIDFVMNHTSDQHEWFQQSRKDPDGPYGDYYMWADNDKQYQDARIIFIDTETSNWTYDPVRKQYYWHRFFSHQPDLNYENPAVVEEIVSALRFWLDLGIDGFRLDAVPYLYAEEGTNCENLPRTHQLLKRVRAEIDAHYPDTVLLAEANQWPEDVVDYFGDFTKGGDECHMAFHFPVMPRIFMAVRRESRYPVSEILAKTPAIPDRCQWGIFLRNHDELTLEMVTDEERDYMYAEYAKDPRMRANIGIRRRLAPLLDNDRNQMELFTALLLSLPGSPVLYYGDEIGMGDNIWLGDRDGVRTPMQWTPDRNAGFSSCDPGRLNLPVIMDPVHGYQVTNVEAAMASPSSLLHWTRKLIEIRKANPAFGLGSYTELPSSNPAVLAFLREHGDDLVLCVHNFSRFAQPTELDLRSFNGRVPVELTGDVRFPPIGEWPYLLTIAGHGFYWFRLLGE; this comes from the coding sequence ATGATGATCAACGATCCCGTCCACGACACGTTCGAGGACACCCCCGCGAAGGACCGCGACCCCGACTGGTTCAAGCGGGCGGTCTTCTACGAGGTGCTCGTCCGGTCCTTCCACGACAGCAACGGAGACGGCGTAGGGGACCTGAAGGGACTCACCGCCAAGCTCGACTACCTCCAGTGGCTGGGCGTCGACTGCCTCTGGCTGCCGCCGTTCTTCGCCTCGCCGCTGCGCGACGGGGGCTACGACGTGGCCGACTACACCTCGGTCCTGCCCGAGTTCGGCGACCTCGCCGACTTCGTGGAGTTCGTGGACGCCGCGCACCAGCGCGGCATGCGGGTGATCATCGACTTCGTCATGAACCACACGAGCGACCAGCACGAGTGGTTCCAGCAGTCCCGCAAGGACCCGGACGGGCCGTACGGCGACTACTACATGTGGGCCGACAACGACAAGCAGTACCAGGACGCCCGCATCATCTTCATCGACACCGAGACCTCGAACTGGACGTACGACCCGGTCCGCAAGCAGTACTACTGGCACCGGTTCTTCTCGCACCAGCCCGACCTCAACTACGAGAACCCGGCCGTGGTGGAGGAGATCGTCTCCGCCCTCCGGTTCTGGCTGGACCTCGGGATCGACGGGTTCAGACTCGACGCGGTGCCCTACCTGTACGCGGAGGAGGGCACCAACTGCGAGAACCTGCCGCGCACCCACCAGCTCCTCAAGCGGGTCCGCGCCGAGATCGACGCGCACTACCCCGACACCGTGCTGCTCGCCGAGGCCAACCAGTGGCCCGAGGACGTCGTCGACTACTTCGGCGACTTCACGAAGGGCGGGGACGAATGCCACATGGCCTTCCACTTCCCCGTCATGCCGCGCATCTTCATGGCCGTACGAAGAGAGTCGCGCTACCCCGTCTCCGAAATCCTGGCCAAGACCCCGGCGATCCCGGACCGCTGCCAGTGGGGCATCTTCCTGCGCAACCACGACGAGCTCACCCTCGAGATGGTCACTGACGAAGAGCGCGACTACATGTACGCCGAGTACGCCAAGGACCCGCGGATGCGGGCCAACATCGGCATCCGGCGCCGGCTCGCCCCGCTCCTCGACAACGACCGCAACCAGATGGAGCTGTTCACCGCCCTGCTGCTGTCGCTGCCCGGTTCGCCGGTGCTCTACTACGGCGACGAGATCGGCATGGGCGACAACATCTGGCTCGGCGACCGCGACGGCGTCCGCACGCCCATGCAGTGGACCCCGGACCGCAACGCCGGTTTCTCCTCCTGCGATCCGGGCAGGCTGAACCTGCCGGTCATCATGGACCCGGTCCACGGGTACCAGGTCACCAATGTCGAGGCCGCGATGGCATCGCCCTCCTCACTGCTGCACTGGACCCGCAAGCTGATCGAGATCCGCAAGGCGAACCCGGCGTTCGGACTCGGCTCGTACACCGAACTGCCGTCGTCCAACCCTGCGGTGCTCGCCTTCCTGCGCGAGCACGGCGACGACCTGGTGCTGTGCGTGCACAACTTCTCCCGCTTCGCGCAGCCCACCGAGCTGGACCTGCGGTCGTTCAACGGGCGGGTCCCGGTGGAGCTCACGGGTGACGTGCGCTTCCCGCCGATCGGCGAGTGGCCGTACCTGCTCACCATCGCGGGGCACGGCTTCTACTGGTTCCGCCTGCTGGGCGAGTAG
- a CDS encoding maltokinase N-terminal cap-like domain-containing protein, whose protein sequence is MSEAASAGTTNTTGLSPLEPMLRDWLPVQRWFAGKGRRIGRLRMISAADLLPPGSSPRLVHLLLDVDGDCYQLLLGVRAALPPALAPALIGRAEQGPYAGQYVYEGLGDPRLAALLLERLRAPGTLGPLRFDRDPMALIPAALTPRPLSGEQTNSSLIYGDSHILKVFRRVGPGVNPDLELPRALAAAGCARVPAPVAWYEAELPGAEPLTLGVLQPYLRGSDDGWQLALRRLGAGADFTAEAHALGRATAEVHSALAVALPTVALGPEQTARLASGMTARLAATAREVPALRPYEAGLRGAFDALAASRGAGVPAQRIHGDLHLGQTLRTADGSWALIDFEGEPARPLADRRRPEPAVRDIAGILRSFDYAARSHRPFAPAWADACRAAFCEGYARTTGRDPREDPVLLRAYETDKAVYEARYESRHRPDWLHVPMAAIRRLASGADRGFGRALPGPGSAARPTPSHRPGPGAAAGPGPGPGPGPGEGFSSLSPHPRPQPPRRPHT, encoded by the coding sequence ATGTCGGAGGCTGCATCCGCCGGGACGACGAACACGACCGGACTCAGTCCGCTGGAGCCGATGCTGCGGGACTGGCTGCCGGTCCAGCGCTGGTTCGCCGGCAAGGGCCGGCGCATCGGCCGGCTCCGGATGATCTCGGCGGCCGATCTGCTGCCGCCGGGGTCCTCCCCCAGGCTGGTCCACCTGCTCCTCGATGTCGACGGCGACTGCTACCAACTGCTGCTCGGCGTCCGCGCCGCGCTGCCGCCGGCCCTGGCGCCCGCCCTCATCGGGCGCGCCGAGCAGGGCCCGTACGCCGGCCAGTACGTGTACGAGGGGCTCGGCGACCCGCGGCTGGCGGCCCTGCTGCTGGAACGATTGCGCGCGCCCGGCACCCTCGGCCCGCTGCGGTTCGACCGCGACCCGATGGCGCTGATCCCGGCGGCGCTCACCCCCCGGCCGCTGTCCGGGGAACAGACCAACTCCTCGTTGATCTACGGGGATTCGCACATCCTGAAGGTGTTCCGCCGGGTCGGCCCCGGGGTCAATCCGGACCTGGAGCTGCCCAGGGCGCTGGCCGCCGCCGGATGCGCCCGCGTGCCCGCGCCGGTCGCCTGGTACGAGGCCGAGCTGCCCGGCGCGGAGCCGCTGACGCTGGGCGTGCTCCAGCCCTATCTGCGTGGCTCCGACGACGGCTGGCAGCTCGCGCTGCGCCGGCTCGGCGCCGGGGCGGACTTCACCGCCGAGGCGCATGCGCTGGGCCGGGCCACCGCCGAGGTGCACAGTGCGCTCGCCGTCGCCCTGCCCACGGTCGCGCTGGGCCCGGAGCAGACCGCCCGGCTCGCCTCCGGGATGACGGCCCGGCTGGCGGCCACCGCCCGCGAGGTGCCCGCGCTGCGGCCCTACGAGGCGGGGCTGCGCGGGGCGTTCGACGCGCTGGCCGCCTCCCGCGGGGCCGGGGTGCCCGCGCAGCGGATCCACGGGGACCTGCACCTGGGCCAGACGCTGCGGACCGCCGACGGCAGCTGGGCGCTGATCGACTTCGAGGGCGAGCCGGCCCGGCCGCTGGCCGACCGGCGCCGCCCCGAACCCGCCGTCCGCGACATCGCCGGGATACTGCGCTCGTTCGACTACGCGGCCCGCTCCCACCGCCCGTTCGCCCCCGCCTGGGCGGACGCCTGCCGGGCCGCCTTCTGCGAGGGCTACGCCCGCACCACCGGCCGCGACCCGCGCGAGGACCCCGTACTGCTGCGCGCGTACGAGACCGACAAGGCGGTGTACGAGGCGCGTTACGAGTCCCGGCACCGCCCCGACTGGCTGCACGTCCCCATGGCCGCGATCCGGCGGCTCGCCTCCGGCGCGGACCGGGGATTCGGCCGTGCGCTGCCGGGCCCCGGGTCCGCAGCCCGTCCGACACCGTCCCACCGGCCCGGCCCCGGCGCCGCCGCGGGACCCGGCCCGGGCCCCGGGCCCGGTCCCGGCGAAGGCTTCTCCTCCCTCTCCCCCCACCCCCGCCCGCAGCCGCCTAGGAGGCCGCACACGTGA
- the glgB gene encoding 1,4-alpha-glucan branching enzyme, translating to MSPARQSPSTTPPSAAPAPAPAAAPGRGAPAAAAPRKAQAPRARRAPAHGVRPAPVLGAEERARLLEGRHHDPHGVLGARTRRDGVVFRVLRPYAKSVTVIAKGLRAELLDDGDGLFSGLLPLTGVPDYRLLVAYDGDELEVHDPYRFLPALGELDLHLIGEGRHEELWTALGARPMEHQGVAGTRFTVWAPNAQGVRVTGDFSYWDSVAYPMRSLGASGVWELFLPGVGEGTLYKYDITRPDGSHTLRADPMARHTEVPPATASVVTASRYEWQDAQWMAQRGARPTHQAPFSVYELHLASWRPGLSYRQLAEQLPPYVKELGFTHVEFMPVAEHPFGGSWGYQVTGFYAPTSRMGGPDEFRMLVDALHRAGIGVIVDWVPAHFPRDEWALAEFDGRPLYEHHDPRRAAHPDWGTLEFDYGRKEVRNFLVANAVYWCQEFHVDGLRVDAVASMLYLDYSRGEGEWAPNEHGGRENWDAVAMLQEMNATVYRRCPGVVTIAEESTAWEGVTRPTDGGGLGFGLKWNMGWMHDTLRYATKDPVHRKYHHHDMTFGMIYAYSENYVLPISHDEVVHGKGSLVSKIPGDWWQQRAIHRAYLGFMWAHPGKQLLFMGQEFAQGSEWSESHGPDWWLLDSSYSAAGDHRGVRDLVRDLNHTYAAAPALWERDTVPEGFAWVEADAAEDNVFAFLRYAQDGSPLLCVSNFSPVVRHGYRIGIPEEVPSWREVLNTDLEQYGGSGVRHLRPLRPEPVPAQGRPASLRLTLPPLATVWFRP from the coding sequence GTGAGCCCCGCCCGTCAGTCACCCTCCACCACCCCGCCGTCCGCGGCCCCGGCTCCGGCTCCGGCCGCCGCTCCGGGCCGCGGAGCGCCCGCCGCGGCGGCGCCGCGCAAGGCCCAGGCACCGCGCGCCCGGCGGGCGCCCGCGCACGGGGTACGGCCGGCGCCCGTGCTCGGGGCCGAGGAACGGGCCCGGCTGCTCGAGGGCCGCCACCACGATCCGCACGGGGTGCTGGGCGCCCGGACCCGGCGGGACGGGGTCGTCTTCCGCGTGCTGCGCCCGTACGCCAAGTCGGTCACGGTCATCGCCAAGGGGCTGCGGGCCGAGCTCCTCGACGACGGCGACGGGCTGTTCTCGGGGCTGCTGCCGCTGACCGGCGTGCCGGACTACCGGCTGCTGGTCGCGTACGACGGCGACGAGCTCGAGGTGCACGACCCGTACCGGTTCCTGCCCGCGCTCGGCGAGCTGGACCTGCACCTGATCGGCGAGGGCCGGCACGAGGAGCTGTGGACGGCGCTCGGGGCCCGCCCGATGGAGCACCAGGGCGTGGCCGGCACCCGGTTCACGGTGTGGGCGCCGAACGCCCAGGGGGTGCGGGTCACCGGGGACTTCTCGTACTGGGACTCGGTCGCCTACCCGATGCGCTCGCTGGGCGCGAGCGGCGTGTGGGAGCTGTTCCTGCCGGGGGTGGGCGAGGGCACGCTCTACAAGTACGACATCACCCGCCCGGACGGCAGCCACACCCTGCGCGCCGACCCGATGGCCCGGCACACGGAGGTCCCGCCGGCCACCGCCTCGGTGGTCACCGCGTCCCGGTACGAGTGGCAGGACGCGCAGTGGATGGCGCAGCGCGGCGCCCGCCCCACGCACCAGGCACCGTTCTCGGTGTACGAGCTGCACCTGGCGTCCTGGCGGCCGGGGCTCTCGTACCGGCAGCTGGCCGAGCAGCTCCCGCCGTACGTCAAGGAGCTCGGCTTCACGCACGTGGAGTTCATGCCGGTCGCCGAGCACCCCTTCGGCGGCTCGTGGGGCTACCAGGTCACCGGGTTCTACGCGCCGACCTCGCGGATGGGCGGCCCGGACGAGTTCCGGATGCTGGTGGACGCGCTGCACCGGGCCGGGATCGGGGTGATCGTCGACTGGGTGCCGGCGCACTTCCCGCGCGACGAGTGGGCGCTCGCGGAGTTCGACGGGCGGCCGCTGTACGAGCACCACGACCCGCGGCGGGCCGCGCACCCGGACTGGGGGACGCTGGAGTTCGACTACGGCCGCAAGGAGGTCCGCAACTTCCTCGTCGCCAACGCCGTGTACTGGTGCCAGGAGTTCCACGTGGACGGGCTGCGGGTGGACGCGGTGGCCTCCATGCTCTACCTGGACTACTCGCGGGGCGAGGGCGAGTGGGCGCCGAACGAGCACGGCGGCCGGGAGAACTGGGACGCGGTGGCCATGCTCCAGGAGATGAACGCGACGGTGTACCGGCGCTGTCCGGGCGTGGTGACGATCGCGGAGGAGTCCACGGCCTGGGAGGGCGTGACCCGGCCGACGGACGGGGGCGGGCTCGGCTTCGGGCTGAAGTGGAACATGGGCTGGATGCACGACACACTGCGGTACGCGACGAAGGATCCGGTCCACCGCAAGTACCACCACCACGACATGACGTTCGGGATGATCTATGCGTACAGCGAGAACTACGTGCTGCCGATCTCGCACGACGAGGTGGTGCACGGCAAGGGCTCGCTGGTGTCGAAGATCCCCGGGGACTGGTGGCAGCAGCGGGCCATACACCGCGCGTACCTGGGCTTCATGTGGGCCCACCCGGGCAAGCAACTGCTTTTCATGGGGCAGGAGTTCGCCCAGGGCTCGGAGTGGTCGGAGTCGCACGGGCCTGACTGGTGGCTGCTGGACTCCTCGTATTCGGCGGCCGGCGACCACCGGGGCGTACGCGACCTCGTGCGCGATCTGAACCACACGTACGCGGCGGCGCCCGCGCTGTGGGAGCGGGACACCGTGCCGGAGGGCTTCGCGTGGGTGGAGGCGGACGCCGCGGAGGACAACGTCTTCGCGTTCCTGCGGTACGCGCAGGACGGCTCGCCGCTGCTGTGCGTGTCGAACTTCTCGCCGGTGGTGCGGCACGGCTACCGGATCGGCATCCCGGAGGAGGTGCCGTCGTGGCGGGAGGTCCTGAACACGGACCTGGAGCAGTACGGCGGCAGCGGCGTACGCCATCTGCGGCCCCTGCGGCCCGAGCCCGTGCCCGCGCAGGGCCGGCCGGCGAGCCTGCGCCTGACCCTCCCGCCCCTGGCGACGGTCTGGTTCAGGCCGTGA
- the trxA gene encoding thioredoxin, with the protein MIHAKGVAEVTDLDFEAEVLAERGRPVLVEFTADWCGPCRQLAPVLSAVAAEEADRLKVVQIDADSNPATVVRYGVLSMPTLLVFRDGEPVKQMVGARAKRKLLQELEEVTGATGVTA; encoded by the coding sequence ATGATCCACGCCAAGGGTGTCGCCGAAGTGACCGACCTGGACTTCGAGGCGGAGGTGCTCGCCGAGCGGGGCCGGCCCGTCCTCGTGGAGTTCACCGCCGACTGGTGCGGGCCCTGCCGGCAGCTCGCGCCCGTGCTGTCCGCCGTCGCCGCCGAGGAGGCCGACCGCCTCAAGGTCGTGCAGATCGACGCGGACAGCAACCCCGCCACCGTCGTCCGGTACGGGGTGCTGTCCATGCCGACCCTGCTCGTCTTCCGCGACGGCGAGCCCGTGAAGCAGATGGTCGGCGCCCGCGCCAAGCGCAAGCTGCTTCAGGAGCTCGAGGAGGTCACCGGGGCCACCGGCGTCACGGCCTGA
- a CDS encoding MerR family transcriptional regulator, which produces MRIGELAEQAGTTTRTLRYYESRGLLPARRTGNGYRTYDEDDLRLLRQIRMLQDFGFELEETRPFVDCLRAGHPAGDSCPASLAVYRRKLAELDGLIGQLADVREQVARQLTAAEEAAGEAASPRCEMTGPFEGEGKR; this is translated from the coding sequence ATGCGCATCGGCGAACTGGCGGAGCAGGCGGGGACCACCACGCGGACCCTGCGGTACTACGAGTCGCGCGGACTGCTGCCCGCGCGCCGCACCGGCAACGGCTACCGCACCTACGACGAGGACGACCTGCGGCTGCTGCGCCAGATCCGCATGCTCCAGGACTTCGGCTTCGAGCTGGAGGAGACCCGCCCGTTCGTCGACTGCCTGCGCGCCGGCCATCCCGCCGGGGACTCCTGTCCCGCCTCCCTCGCCGTGTACCGGCGCAAGCTCGCCGAACTCGACGGGCTGATCGGCCAGCTGGCCGACGTACGGGAGCAGGTCGCGCGCCAGCTCACCGCCGCCGAGGAGGCCGCCGGCGAGGCGGCGTCGCCGCGCTGCGAAATGACCGGACCGTTTGAAGGGGAAGGGAAGAGATGA
- a CDS encoding helix-turn-helix domain-containing protein has protein sequence MCPVHSSPPFNAPAARRLRAALGMAPGHVAYGLRAQYGLIVEPETVMAWERGEISPSSAELTALAGVLWCAPGELLAEPVTLREHRMARGLAADELARRIGLETSAYQKMEDTGRWKGNERQSVALAQVLGLSLAQFVAATGKQDELAELLRNAVTTRWQAYVKPLAKLLPVPKQHLEPVLEQLHADYQSKMVATLSWGGASGTAGAGDAGREFLADIVAHFWAFAGGAR, from the coding sequence GTGTGCCCTGTGCACTCCAGCCCTCCCTTCAATGCCCCCGCCGCGCGTCGCCTCCGCGCAGCCCTGGGCATGGCTCCCGGTCATGTCGCCTATGGCCTGCGCGCCCAGTACGGACTGATCGTCGAGCCCGAGACCGTGATGGCCTGGGAGCGTGGCGAGATATCGCCCAGCTCCGCAGAGCTCACGGCGCTCGCGGGCGTGCTCTGGTGTGCCCCCGGCGAGCTGCTCGCCGAGCCCGTGACCTTGCGGGAGCACCGGATGGCCCGCGGCCTCGCCGCGGACGAGCTGGCCCGGCGGATCGGGCTGGAGACGAGCGCGTACCAGAAGATGGAGGACACCGGGCGCTGGAAGGGCAACGAACGGCAGTCCGTGGCCCTGGCGCAGGTGCTCGGGCTGTCGCTGGCCCAGTTCGTGGCGGCGACCGGCAAGCAGGACGAGCTCGCCGAGCTGCTGCGCAATGCGGTGACCACCCGCTGGCAGGCGTACGTCAAGCCGCTGGCCAAGCTGCTCCCGGTGCCCAAGCAGCACCTGGAGCCGGTCCTGGAGCAGCTGCACGCGGACTACCAGTCGAAGATGGTGGCCACCTTGAGCTGGGGCGGCGCCTCGGGCACGGCCGGCGCGGGGGACGCGGGCCGGGAGTTCCTGGCCGACATCGTGGCCCACTTCTGGGCCTTCGCGGGCGGCGCCCGCTAG
- a CDS encoding ATP-dependent 6-phosphofructokinase, translated as MRIGVLTAGGDCPGLNAVIRSVVHRAVVGHGDEVIGFEDGFKGLLDGHHRPLDINAVSGILARGGTILGSARMERARLHEAAENAQELATRYGIDALIPIGGEGTLTAARMLSDAGMPVVGVPKTIDNDISSTDRTFGFDTAVMVATEAIDRLKTTAESHQRVMVVEVMGRHAGWIALESGMAGGAHGICLPERPFEVDDLVKMVEERFSRGKKFAVICVAEGAHPAEGSMPYERGAIDAYGHERFAGIGNRLATELEHRLGKEARPVILGHVQRGGVPTAYDRVLATRFGWHAVEAVHRGDFGNMTALRGTDIVMAPLAQAVTELKTVPEGRMYEAESVF; from the coding sequence ATGCGTATCGGAGTTCTCACCGCAGGCGGCGACTGCCCGGGCCTGAACGCTGTCATCCGTTCGGTCGTGCACCGCGCCGTCGTCGGCCACGGCGACGAAGTCATCGGCTTCGAGGACGGCTTCAAGGGCCTCCTGGACGGCCACCACCGGCCCCTCGACATCAACGCCGTCAGCGGCATCCTCGCCCGCGGCGGCACGATCCTCGGCTCGGCCCGCATGGAGCGCGCACGGCTGCACGAAGCCGCCGAGAACGCGCAGGAATTGGCGACGCGCTACGGCATCGACGCCCTCATCCCGATCGGCGGCGAGGGCACCCTGACCGCCGCCCGGATGCTGTCGGACGCCGGGATGCCGGTCGTCGGCGTGCCGAAGACCATCGACAACGACATCTCCTCCACCGACCGCACCTTCGGTTTCGACACCGCCGTCATGGTCGCCACCGAGGCCATCGACCGCCTCAAGACCACCGCCGAATCGCACCAGCGCGTGATGGTCGTGGAGGTCATGGGGCGGCACGCGGGCTGGATCGCCCTGGAGTCCGGCATGGCCGGCGGCGCCCACGGGATCTGCCTGCCGGAGCGTCCCTTCGAGGTGGACGACCTGGTGAAGATGGTGGAGGAACGGTTCTCTCGCGGTAAGAAGTTCGCCGTCATCTGCGTCGCCGAGGGCGCGCACCCCGCCGAGGGCTCGATGCCGTACGAGCGCGGCGCGATCGACGCCTACGGCCACGAGCGCTTCGCCGGCATCGGCAACCGCCTCGCCACCGAGCTGGAGCACCGCCTCGGCAAGGAGGCCCGCCCGGTCATCCTCGGCCACGTCCAGCGCGGCGGCGTCCCCACCGCCTACGACCGGGTCCTGGCGACCCGCTTCGGCTGGCACGCGGTGGAGGCCGTCCACCGCGGCGACTTCGGCAACATGACCGCCCTGCGCGGCACCGACATCGTGATGGCCCCGCTGGCCCAGGCGGTCACCGAACTGAAGACGGTCCCCGAGGGCCGCATGTACGAGGCCGAGTCCGTCTTCTGA